One genomic segment of Oncorhynchus mykiss isolate Arlee chromosome 10, USDA_OmykA_1.1, whole genome shotgun sequence includes these proteins:
- the LOC110534164 gene encoding transmembrane protein 185-like — translation MNLRGFFQDFNPSKFLIYACLLLFSVLLSLRLDGIIHWSYWAVFAPIWLWKLMVIIGASVGTGVWSHNPQYRAEGETCVEFKAMLIAVGIHLLLLTFEVLVCDRVARGTHFWLLVFMPLFFVSPVSVAACVWGFRHDRSLELEILCSVNILQFIFIALRLDKIISWPWLVVCVPLWILMSFLCLVVLYYMVWSVLFLRSMDVIAEQRRTHITMAISWMTIVVPLLTFEILLVHKLDGHYSSSYVSVFVPLWVSLVTLMATTFGQKGGNHWWFGIRKDFCQFLLELFPFLREYGNVSYDLHHEDPEVCEEMPAHDPPKIAPMFSKKNGVVITQSPGKYFVPPPKLCIDMPD, via the exons ATGAATCTTCGGGGATTCTTTCAAGACTTCAATCCCAG TAAATTCCTCATCTATGCCTGTCTGTTGCTGTTCTCTGTTCTACTGTCCTTGCGTCTGGATGGCATCATCCATTGGAGCTATTGGGCTGTGTTTGCCCCCATTTGGCTATGGAAGCTAATGGTTATCATCGGTGCCTCAGTTGGCACAGGCGTCTGGTCCCATAACCCACAGTACAG GGCTGAGGGTGAAACCTGTGTGGAGTTCAAGGCCATGCTGATAGCAGTTGGGATCCACCTACTCCTGCTCACCTTTGAGGTTCTGGTGTGTGACCGTGTGGCGAGGGGCACCCACTTCTGGCTGCTGGTCTTCATGCCCCTCTTCTTCGTCTCGCCTGTCTCTGTTGCAGCATGTGTGTGGGGCTTCCGCCATGATCGCTCTCTAGAG TTGGAGATCTTGTGCTCGGTCAATATTCTCCAGTTTATCTTCATTGCCCTGCGACTGGATAAAATAATCAGTTGGCCATGGCTG GTCGTCTGTGTGCCACTGTGGATCCTCATGTCCTTCCTGTGCCTTGTGGTGCTCTACTACATGGTGTGGTCAGTGCTCTTTCTGCGGTCTATGGACGTCATCGCAGAGCAACGGCGTACTCACATCACCATGGCGATCAGCTGGATGACAATCGTTGTACCCTTGCTCACTTTTGAG ATCCTGTTGGTCCATAAGTTGGATGGCCACTACAGCTCCAGCTATGTGTCTGTTTTCGTACCTCTCTGGGTGTCCCTGGTGACTCTGATGGCCACAACCTTTGGCCAGAAAGGAGGCAACCACT GGTGGTTTGGCATCCGAAAAGATTTCTGCCAGTTTCTTCTTGAGCTCTTTCCCTTCCTGCGGGAGTATGGGAACGTTTCTTATGACCTGCACCACGAGGACCCTGAGGTGTGCGAGGAGATGCCTGCACACGACCCGCCAAAAATAGCCCCGATGTTCAGCAAAAAAAATGGTGTGGTGATCACACAGAGCCCAGGGAAGTACTTTGTGCCTCCTCCAAAACTGTGCATTGACATGCCTGACTAA